A genomic stretch from Erigeron canadensis isolate Cc75 chromosome 9, C_canadensis_v1, whole genome shotgun sequence includes:
- the LOC122582720 gene encoding D-aminoacyl-tRNA deacylase, with protein MKVVVQRVASASVEVEGRTVSAIGAGLLVLVGVHDLDTDSDADYICRKVLNMRLFPNEQTGKTWDLNVMQKNYEVLLVSQFTLYGILKGNKPDFHVAMGPDRAKSYYASLVERFQRSYKHDSVKDGVFGAMMKVNLVNDGPVTMQLESPQSLRNNNDSAEVERVL; from the exons ATGAAAGTGGTCGTCCAGCGAGTTGCTTCTGCCAGCGTTGAG GTTGAAGGGCGCACAGTGTCTGCAATTGGGGCGGGCCTTCTTGTTCTTGTCGGAGTTCATGACCTCGATACCGATTCCGATGctgattatat ATGTCGTAAAGTGTTGAATATGAGATTGTTCCCGAATGAACAAACTGGAAAAACATGGGATCTTAAT GTAATGCAGAAAAACTATGAGGTTCTACTAG TGagtcaatttacattgtatGGGATACTTAAGGGTAACAAGCCTGATTTTCATGTTGCAATGGGACCTGATAGAGCAAAATCGTATTATGCTTCTTTAGTGGAAAGGTTTCAAAGAAGTTACAAACATGATTCAGTCAAAG ATGGAGTATTTGGGGCAATGATGAAG GTTAATCTGGTAAATGATGGTCCAGTTACAATGCAGCTCGAGTCACCACAGTCATTAAG